The Erythrobacter insulae genome window below encodes:
- a CDS encoding glycosyltransferase, with protein sequence MAAKIIVFGGYDTRKPRVRLLIEALRRQGALAQEIHVSGWEDVPQTNIPSKTAFLKVLAKLLLGYPRALWRLLRSAKGTAVLLPYPGVIEIYLIGPLARMLGRTVVLDAFLPIYDTIAVDRGLVKTGGVLAKLIWQFERMGLRLADIVLVDTDSHGDYFAREFGLDRDRFETVLVGAENHFAPSAQNDPVEDLLGPRDDRPIILFYGQLIPLHGVPTIIEAAKRARTMGARWVIIGRGQLEPVMRQTIQSDDGSAIEWIEWVEYDRLPSVIARADICLGVFSASDKAARVIPNKLFQQLAVGKTVITRASPAVDTLASDFPAALRTVPADDPDALAMAVEAALANRSALAPLPEESLKALSPDAGAARLMKRLEAGA encoded by the coding sequence ATGGCTGCAAAAATCATCGTATTCGGAGGCTATGATACGCGTAAACCGCGTGTCCGTTTGCTGATCGAGGCTTTGCGGCGGCAGGGCGCTTTGGCGCAGGAAATTCACGTTTCTGGATGGGAAGACGTCCCGCAGACCAATATCCCCTCCAAAACCGCATTTCTCAAAGTTCTGGCGAAATTGCTGCTGGGTTATCCGCGTGCCTTGTGGCGGTTGCTGCGCAGTGCGAAAGGCACCGCCGTCCTGCTTCCCTATCCCGGTGTTATCGAGATTTATCTGATCGGCCCGCTTGCCCGGATGTTGGGCCGCACGGTGGTGCTTGATGCCTTTCTGCCGATTTACGATACGATCGCGGTGGATCGCGGGCTTGTGAAAACAGGCGGGGTTCTGGCGAAATTGATCTGGCAGTTTGAGCGGATGGGTTTGCGGCTCGCCGATATCGTCCTTGTCGATACCGACAGCCATGGTGATTATTTCGCGCGCGAGTTCGGATTGGACCGGGACCGGTTTGAGACTGTTCTGGTCGGCGCGGAAAACCATTTCGCACCTTCAGCCCAAAATGACCCGGTCGAAGATCTGCTCGGTCCACGCGATGATCGCCCGATCATCTTGTTCTATGGCCAATTGATACCGCTGCACGGCGTACCCACCATTATCGAGGCCGCGAAACGCGCCCGGACCATGGGCGCGCGCTGGGTCATCATCGGGCGCGGTCAATTAGAACCGGTTATGCGACAGACCATCCAGAGTGATGATGGCAGCGCGATCGAATGGATCGAGTGGGTCGAATACGACCGCCTCCCTTCGGTGATTGCCCGCGCAGATATCTGCCTCGGTGTTTTCAGCGCGTCTGATAAGGCTGCGCGCGTCATCCCGAACAAACTGTTTCAGCAATTGGCCGTTGGTAAAACGGTCATCACACGAGCCAGCCCCGCGGTTGACACTCTTGCAAGCGATTTTCCCGCGGCTTTGCGCACGGTCCCCGCTGATGATCCAGACGCTTTGGCCATGGCGGTTGAGGCCGCATTGGCGAACCGATCGGCTTTGGCGCCGCTGCCTGAAGAATCACTGAAAGCCCTCAGCCCTGATGCGGGTGCGGCGCGTCTGATGAAACGGCTTGAGGCTGGGGCATAG
- a CDS encoding glycosyltransferase family 2 protein, which translates to MTKLIIQIPCLNEAEVLPDTLAKLPRSLPGVDVIEYLIIDDGSSDDTSGVARRWGVHHIVRHRGNRGLAEAFRNGIDKCLAEGANIIVNTDADGQYAGEDIAQIVAPVVAGEADIVIGDRSVADNAHFSPFKRLLQRLGSTVVRTLSATDITDAVSGFRAISRDAAQRINITTDFSYTTDMLIQAGRKRLAILSVPIRTNAATRPSRLFKSIPRFIMNTGVTITRAYTTFNALRVFVLLGSALTLIGLMPMARFLWFFIIGQGDGHIQSLVIGGALLTVGVLVTTLGILADLIATNRKLMEASMLKLRRIEEKLEAADRASDQAQASITASATQTIHSKAS; encoded by the coding sequence ATGACAAAGCTGATCATCCAGATCCCGTGCCTTAACGAAGCCGAAGTGCTGCCCGACACACTCGCCAAACTGCCGCGCAGCCTGCCGGGAGTGGACGTGATCGAATATCTGATTATCGATGATGGTTCTTCGGATGACACATCGGGCGTCGCGCGGCGTTGGGGTGTGCATCATATCGTCCGCCACCGCGGCAATCGCGGCCTTGCAGAAGCATTCCGCAACGGGATCGACAAATGTCTTGCCGAAGGCGCAAACATAATCGTCAACACCGATGCAGACGGGCAATATGCAGGCGAAGACATCGCTCAGATCGTTGCTCCGGTTGTAGCCGGTGAAGCCGATATTGTTATTGGCGACCGTTCAGTCGCAGACAATGCCCATTTTTCGCCTTTCAAACGCCTCTTGCAGCGCCTCGGCAGCACAGTTGTCCGCACGCTTTCAGCAACCGATATTACCGATGCGGTCAGCGGATTTCGCGCGATCAGCCGCGATGCGGCGCAGCGGATCAATATCACCACCGATTTCAGCTACACCACGGACATGCTGATCCAGGCAGGGCGCAAACGCTTGGCGATCCTGTCTGTACCAATCCGCACGAACGCCGCCACGCGCCCTTCGCGCCTGTTCAAATCCATTCCGCGTTTCATCATGAATACCGGCGTCACGATCACCCGCGCCTACACAACGTTCAACGCATTGCGTGTCTTTGTGTTGCTAGGTTCCGCGCTCACTTTGATCGGATTAATGCCCATGGCGCGGTTCCTTTGGTTCTTTATCATCGGACAGGGCGATGGCCATATTCAGTCACTGGTGATCGGCGGCGCGTTGCTGACGGTTGGCGTTCTGGTTACGACGCTCGGCATTCTGGCCGATCTGATCGCCACCAACCGCAAGTTGATGGAAGCCAGCATGCTAAAACTTCGCCGGATCGAGGAAAAGCTGGAGGCAGCAGATCGCGCCAGCGATCAGGCCCAAGCGTCAATTACTGCATCCGCAACTCAAACAATCCATAGCAAAGCGTCCTGA
- a CDS encoding putative bifunctional diguanylate cyclase/phosphodiesterase, giving the protein MAQPNLSASAVLGLRNQGDAEWVRLRGLQFSALAGQTFHRVYAHAVMAVLVAQLYFEHISLVWLVGWVAALALINFRGTRFDRSLANTDRRALQPTEFFQQTINSVVSGMLWSVPILFFAPLGSAGDLAALLLILAMLTLGSITFYSAAPAAVASLTALVGLATATHLIIFEMWFLAVCSGFFTVTALLGTITVCRTFLKARLAECNLAEKEEVVSLLLREFEENEADWLWEIDTNRKLRSISPRFAFALGYRQEEAEGKPLMELISSKNCKPSDYAPSLRELAGRLKHRENFSNLLVHVTINGDERWWELSGTPMRDDRDRFVGFRGVGSDVTEQRESSEKIAYLARYDTLTSLPNRLQLHEALGDALSYAAQWRTRCALMMVDLDRFKAVNDSLGHMTGDKLLAQVSSRLQSILGKDQMCGRLGGDEFAIVIRDASNSDRIEDIARKVIATLSEPYEVDQHTLYVGASVGSAYGPRDGDTVEELMRNADLALYRAKDTGGGAHCRFEPALHASAEERRRLEASLRQAILSDEFVLHYQPVVDARSEKIVSFEALVRWNSPEHGFVSPGKFIPLAEDTRLIVPIGRWVLQQACMEARAWPEHVKVNVNVSPEQLLEPHFHEEVIEALATSGLRPERLEVEVTESIFVRDATTARNSLEQIMALGCSVALDDFGTGYSSLGYLRTLRFSTIKVDRSFVQGAAQKSNESLAIINAVVAMAKSLDMTTTAEGVETPEEAELIRNLGCDKIQGFYFGRPMVKEDARRLFKRHTRQLKAG; this is encoded by the coding sequence GTGGCGCAGCCCAACCTGTCCGCATCCGCTGTGCTCGGTCTGAGGAATCAGGGCGATGCCGAGTGGGTGCGTCTTCGCGGATTGCAGTTCTCTGCTCTTGCCGGACAAACCTTTCACCGGGTCTATGCTCATGCGGTTATGGCGGTCCTTGTGGCGCAGCTGTATTTTGAGCATATCAGTCTCGTATGGCTTGTTGGTTGGGTCGCCGCGCTCGCGCTGATCAATTTCCGCGGGACAAGGTTTGACCGATCGCTCGCGAACACCGATCGACGGGCTCTGCAACCCACTGAATTTTTCCAGCAAACGATAAATTCGGTCGTGTCGGGCATGTTATGGTCTGTTCCGATCCTGTTTTTTGCGCCGCTTGGCTCCGCTGGGGATTTGGCTGCTCTCCTACTTATTCTTGCCATGCTGACGCTTGGCTCGATAACTTTCTATTCCGCCGCTCCGGCTGCGGTCGCCTCGCTTACGGCCTTGGTCGGGTTGGCGACTGCGACACATCTCATAATCTTCGAAATGTGGTTTCTCGCGGTGTGCAGCGGCTTTTTCACGGTCACAGCTTTGCTCGGCACGATCACTGTCTGTCGGACTTTCCTCAAAGCGAGGCTCGCCGAATGCAATCTTGCCGAGAAAGAAGAAGTTGTCTCGTTGCTGCTGAGAGAGTTCGAAGAGAACGAAGCGGATTGGCTTTGGGAAATCGACACCAACCGGAAATTGCGTTCTATCAGCCCGCGCTTCGCTTTTGCCCTCGGTTACCGGCAAGAGGAAGCCGAAGGCAAACCGTTGATGGAGCTGATCTCAAGCAAGAACTGCAAACCTAGCGATTACGCCCCAAGCCTGCGCGAATTGGCTGGACGTCTGAAACATCGCGAGAATTTTTCGAACCTTCTGGTTCATGTGACCATTAACGGCGACGAGCGCTGGTGGGAGCTTTCAGGCACGCCGATGCGCGATGATCGTGACCGTTTCGTCGGGTTCCGCGGCGTTGGCTCTGACGTTACCGAACAACGCGAATCCAGCGAGAAGATCGCTTATCTGGCGCGCTACGATACGCTCACCTCGCTTCCGAACCGTCTGCAACTGCACGAAGCGCTTGGCGATGCGTTAAGTTATGCCGCGCAATGGCGCACGCGCTGCGCATTGATGATGGTCGATCTCGATCGCTTCAAGGCGGTGAATGATTCGCTGGGTCATATGACCGGTGACAAATTGCTCGCGCAGGTTTCTTCCCGGCTTCAGTCGATTCTTGGCAAAGACCAGATGTGTGGCCGTTTGGGCGGAGATGAATTCGCAATCGTCATCCGTGATGCCAGCAATAGCGACAGAATCGAAGATATCGCGCGAAAGGTCATTGCAACCTTGTCCGAACCTTACGAGGTTGATCAGCATACGCTGTATGTCGGAGCCAGTGTCGGATCGGCATATGGGCCGCGTGACGGGGATACGGTCGAAGAATTGATGCGAAATGCCGATCTTGCCCTTTACCGGGCGAAAGACACAGGCGGCGGCGCGCATTGCCGCTTTGAACCTGCGCTGCATGCCTCTGCCGAAGAACGCCGCCGTCTCGAGGCGTCTTTGCGCCAGGCCATACTTAGCGACGAATTCGTGCTGCATTATCAGCCCGTGGTCGATGCACGCAGCGAAAAAATCGTCAGTTTTGAAGCGCTCGTGCGTTGGAACAGCCCGGAGCACGGCTTTGTCAGTCCGGGCAAATTCATCCCGCTCGCAGAAGACACCCGTCTTATTGTCCCGATCGGCAGATGGGTTTTGCAGCAAGCCTGCATGGAGGCGCGCGCATGGCCCGAACACGTGAAAGTCAATGTCAACGTATCGCCCGAGCAATTGCTTGAGCCGCATTTCCATGAGGAAGTGATTGAGGCTCTGGCGACCAGCGGACTGCGGCCTGAACGGCTGGAAGTCGAAGTGACAGAGAGCATCTTTGTCCGTGACGCCACGACTGCGCGAAATTCGCTGGAGCAGATTATGGCGCTGGGTTGTTCTGTGGCGCTTGATGATTTTGGCACCGGCTATTCATCGCTAGGCTACCTGCGGACGCTGCGTTTCTCGACGATCAAGGTTGACCGCAGCTTTGTTCAGGGTGCGGCGCAGAAGAGCAACGAAAGTCTCGCCATTATCAATGCCGTGGTCGCAATGGCCAAAAGCCTCGATATGACGACGACGGCCGAAGGTGTGGAAACGCCGGAAGAAGCGGAGCTTATCCGCAATCTTGGCTGCGATAAAATTCAAGGGTTCTACTTTGGCCGTCCGATGGTCAAAGAAGACGCCCGCCGCCTGTTCAAACGGCATACGCGCCAATTGAAAGCAGGGTGA
- a CDS encoding class I SAM-dependent methyltransferase yields MTTRPMDTFKDQASGQEPRQSQRTLPPLTPNASLRWDVLSRLLPAKVGEVLEVGCGRGAAAARIAQRASRYVAVEPDDQSFAVAKENLRGIATVHNCMSFELPGSDTFDTICAFEVLEHIEDDAGALQEWRAKLRAGGHLVLSVPGWQDRFAAADHIAGHFRRYDPAQLKARLEEAGFVDVHVEAYGAPAGYLLEAFRNYAAKKLLADGAQDLDIAERTAGSGRLFQPNRGFTGVVTATLARPMVWAQRLFKGRGVGLVARARLPE; encoded by the coding sequence ATGACCACTCGACCAATGGATACATTCAAAGATCAGGCCTCCGGCCAAGAGCCGCGGCAAAGCCAGCGCACCCTACCCCCGCTTACGCCTAATGCGTCTTTGCGCTGGGATGTGCTTTCACGGTTGCTGCCAGCGAAAGTCGGCGAGGTATTGGAAGTCGGCTGCGGCCGCGGCGCAGCAGCCGCGCGCATCGCTCAGCGCGCCAGCCGCTATGTCGCGGTAGAGCCTGACGATCAGAGTTTCGCGGTCGCAAAAGAGAACCTGCGCGGCATCGCCACGGTCCACAATTGCATGAGCTTCGAGCTGCCCGGCTCCGATACTTTCGACACGATCTGCGCGTTCGAAGTGCTTGAACATATCGAAGATGACGCTGGTGCCCTGCAGGAATGGCGAGCAAAACTGCGCGCTGGCGGCCATCTGGTTCTGAGTGTGCCTGGATGGCAGGATCGTTTCGCAGCGGCAGATCACATCGCCGGTCATTTCCGGCGCTATGATCCCGCACAGCTCAAGGCCCGGCTCGAAGAAGCAGGCTTTGTCGATGTGCATGTTGAGGCATACGGCGCACCGGCAGGATACCTGCTCGAGGCATTCCGCAATTACGCAGCCAAGAAACTGCTGGCTGATGGCGCGCAAGACCTCGACATTGCCGAACGCACTGCTGGGTCAGGCCGTCTGTTTCAACCAAATCGCGGATTTACCGGAGTGGTCACTGCCACGCTGGCCCGCCCGATGGTTTGGGCCCAGCGGCTGTTCAAAGGCCGCGGCGTTGGCCTCGTCGCCCGTGCGCGCCTGCCTGAATGA
- a CDS encoding lysylphosphatidylglycerol synthase domain-containing protein, which translates to MTQVQTSDAAPHSGAFAWKSAARALFLTAALVGGAMLLAREWDGIAAALADANFGLIALALLAAIINVVLTGVSWRVLLMDAPVNLSLPQSANIFFLGQIGKYLPGTVWSFLASGELAKRAGFPRSAAMSSLLLALMIGVGSGIAIALLLVPQTLGYLPDSPILLAAGGMASLLLGFPKVRSFLLRIAQIDFNVPLGSLLLSAVVAALAWLFAGAQIVLLSQSIGAGYGWSDILSATGAYAFAWVAGFLVIIAPAGLGAREGGLILVLSVSMGLAQASAVVLLSRLVVTLADFICAGIAAAMPQPQAVSSDAPHPHQG; encoded by the coding sequence ATGACACAGGTCCAGACTTCTGATGCAGCACCGCACAGCGGAGCTTTTGCGTGGAAGTCTGCGGCCCGCGCGCTTTTCCTGACAGCGGCACTCGTCGGTGGCGCAATGTTGCTGGCTCGGGAATGGGATGGCATCGCCGCCGCCCTTGCCGATGCCAATTTCGGATTGATCGCTCTGGCATTGCTGGCTGCAATTATTAACGTGGTCCTTACCGGCGTTTCATGGCGTGTCCTATTGATGGATGCGCCCGTAAATCTGTCACTGCCCCAGTCTGCGAATATCTTTTTCCTTGGCCAGATTGGCAAATATCTGCCCGGCACAGTCTGGTCCTTTCTCGCTTCGGGAGAGCTTGCCAAACGTGCCGGTTTCCCGCGCAGCGCCGCCATGTCCAGTTTGCTGCTTGCACTGATGATCGGGGTCGGTTCGGGCATTGCCATCGCTCTGTTACTCGTCCCGCAAACGTTGGGTTATTTGCCGGACAGTCCAATCCTCCTGGCCGCAGGCGGCATGGCATCATTGCTTTTGGGATTTCCCAAAGTGCGCAGCTTTTTGCTCAGGATCGCACAGATAGACTTCAATGTGCCGCTCGGCTCTCTTCTGCTATCGGCGGTTGTTGCCGCGCTCGCGTGGTTATTTGCCGGAGCCCAGATTGTCCTGTTGTCGCAATCAATCGGCGCAGGGTACGGATGGTCTGACATTTTATCGGCCACTGGTGCCTATGCGTTTGCATGGGTCGCCGGTTTCCTCGTGATTATCGCGCCCGCTGGCCTTGGTGCGCGCGAAGGCGGTCTGATCCTTGTCCTGTCAGTGAGCATGGGCTTGGCACAGGCTTCTGCTGTCGTTTTGTTGTCCCGGCTTGTTGTGACGCTTGCAGACTTTATCTGCGCGGGCATTGCGGCCGCTATGCCCCAGCCTCAAGCCGTTTCATCAGACGCGCCGCACCCGCATCAGGGCTGA
- a CDS encoding ArnT family glycosyltransferase: MTAAATPARIPERTGLSLPAASSAVWLYALVGVLAAMHLSSALGRSVNWDEFWFYSQVETVARGEFIQPLQTIHTRFFAWWLPAMPGSEIDHIIIARLTMFVCLAITALGIMLTAEKFSDRRTALIAVGAYLGAGFVLQHGSAFRVDPIVAACLTIGLAIAARTQLKLPAILALGALIGLAGMVTIKFVLWAPAFAGIALYRWDEEGFDWRYPLRWIAAGVTAIAVFAALYALHSAGAAEQATQSASGTLGSSASRMIGFLDNVRFDIVSKGAVTALPLLIAAALVPWIVLKSNAGVTRRIAIIGLWLPVLTPLFYYNSFPYFYVFILPPVAVACAFSLPVITQRYGTALVAAVIALSAAAVWIVDARGVTEKQRILVDAVHQVFPDPVNYFDCCGMIAPFPKANHFRTQWGVDQYLSTGRPVMLETMQAKPVPLLVDNNREFTSALLGIRTDVYHPDDFAALQTTFVRHWGDIFVAGRDLDGGEQVQWDVLVPGIYTVKGDDLIIGQTVYSDGETVTLDRGQTPLANPGQSKTRLIWGDNLPIPAANSPEKYWTAF; encoded by the coding sequence ATGACCGCCGCCGCCACACCGGCAAGGATACCTGAGCGCACCGGCCTATCGCTGCCGGCGGCGAGTTCGGCCGTGTGGCTATATGCGCTTGTCGGCGTGCTGGCGGCGATGCACTTGTCTTCCGCTTTGGGCAGGTCTGTAAACTGGGACGAGTTCTGGTTTTATAGCCAGGTCGAAACCGTCGCACGCGGAGAATTCATTCAGCCGCTGCAAACGATCCACACCCGCTTTTTCGCATGGTGGCTGCCCGCTATGCCCGGCAGCGAAATCGACCACATCATCATTGCCCGGCTCACCATGTTTGTGTGCCTGGCAATCACCGCTCTGGGCATTATGCTGACAGCGGAAAAGTTTTCAGACCGCCGCACAGCATTGATTGCAGTCGGAGCCTATTTGGGCGCAGGTTTTGTGCTGCAACATGGCAGCGCTTTCCGCGTGGACCCCATTGTTGCCGCGTGTCTGACAATCGGCCTTGCCATCGCCGCCCGAACGCAGCTTAAACTGCCAGCTATCCTTGCCCTGGGTGCGCTTATTGGGCTTGCCGGCATGGTTACGATAAAATTCGTGCTGTGGGCTCCCGCCTTTGCCGGAATCGCGCTGTATCGCTGGGATGAGGAAGGGTTCGACTGGCGTTACCCGCTTCGTTGGATCGCCGCCGGTGTCACGGCAATCGCAGTGTTCGCCGCATTGTACGCCCTTCATTCCGCCGGAGCAGCCGAGCAAGCCACCCAATCGGCGAGCGGTACTTTGGGAAGTTCCGCTTCTCGCATGATCGGATTTCTGGACAATGTCCGTTTCGACATTGTTTCCAAAGGGGCTGTTACAGCGCTGCCATTGCTGATCGCGGCGGCATTGGTCCCGTGGATCGTGCTGAAATCAAATGCCGGGGTTACCCGCCGGATAGCCATTATTGGCCTGTGGCTTCCGGTTCTGACACCGCTGTTTTACTACAATTCCTTCCCCTATTTCTACGTCTTCATTCTCCCTCCGGTCGCAGTAGCCTGCGCGTTCTCGCTGCCGGTGATCACACAGCGATACGGAACTGCGCTGGTCGCCGCAGTGATTGCCTTAAGCGCGGCTGCGGTCTGGATTGTCGATGCGCGCGGGGTCACGGAAAAACAGAGAATTTTGGTTGATGCTGTCCATCAGGTGTTTCCCGATCCGGTCAATTATTTTGATTGCTGCGGGATGATCGCGCCTTTCCCAAAGGCGAACCATTTCCGCACGCAGTGGGGCGTCGATCAATACCTTTCCACCGGTCGCCCCGTCATGCTGGAGACGATGCAAGCCAAACCAGTTCCGCTGCTGGTCGATAACAATCGCGAATTCACCAGCGCTCTGCTCGGTATCAGAACGGATGTTTATCATCCTGATGATTTTGCCGCGTTACAGACCACTTTCGTCCGTCACTGGGGCGATATCTTTGTTGCCGGGCGCGATTTGGATGGCGGCGAGCAAGTGCAATGGGATGTGCTGGTGCCGGGCATCTACACCGTTAAAGGCGATGATCTGATCATTGGCCAAACCGTCTATTCCGATGGAGAGACAGTCACGCTGGATCGCGGCCAGACGCCCCTTGCCAATCCCGGACAATCAAAAACGCGGCTGATCTGGGGCGACAATCTGCCGATTCCGGCGGCCAATTCTCCAGAAAAATATTGGACCGCCTTTTAA
- the glmS gene encoding glutamine--fructose-6-phosphate transaminase (isomerizing), whose protein sequence is MCGIIGIVGSEAVADRLVDGLKRMEYRGYDSSGICTLHDGQLVRRRAKGKLANLVNVLRESDAPGSIGIAHTRWATHGAPTAENAHPHATEEVAIVHNGIIENFKELRAELAAKGRIFESETDSEVVAHLISDQIEAGADPVAAVKAVLPRLRGAFALAIAFREYPDLLIGARLGSPLVVGYGPEGDDAEMYLGSDALALAPLTQRIAYLEEGDWVVLGHSGAQIFDADNNEVTREIQASGASAAAVEKGNYRHFMQKEIFEQPTVVAQTLSSYLRRDNNSVALPQFDFDLSSVKRLTIVACGTSYYAGMVAKYWFEQFARVPVDIDVASEFRYRNPVLEDGGLALFISQSGETADTLAALRHCKENGQIIGVVVNVPTSTMAREADLLLPTHAGPEIGVASTKAFTCQLAVLAALAANMAVVKGLVSREEEMEIVRHLLEAPAALNDALKHDDDIAAMAPLVAPARDVLYLGRGQDYPLALEGALKLKEISYIHAEGYASGEMKHGPIALIDDEVPVVVIAPSGPLFEKTVSNMEEVRARGGQVVLISDAEGISSAGEGCIATIEMPVVHPLIAPLVYAIPVQLLAYHVAVVKGTDVDQPRNLAKSVTVE, encoded by the coding sequence ATGTGCGGCATTATCGGAATTGTAGGCAGCGAAGCGGTGGCGGATCGTTTGGTCGATGGGCTGAAACGAATGGAATATCGCGGATATGACAGTTCGGGCATTTGCACCCTGCATGACGGCCAATTGGTCCGCCGGCGGGCGAAGGGCAAGCTTGCCAATCTGGTAAATGTGCTGCGTGAAAGTGACGCTCCGGGAAGTATCGGGATTGCCCATACACGTTGGGCCACGCACGGCGCGCCCACAGCCGAAAATGCGCATCCGCATGCGACAGAAGAAGTCGCGATTGTCCATAACGGCATCATTGAGAATTTTAAGGAATTGCGCGCCGAGCTGGCCGCCAAAGGGCGTATTTTCGAAAGCGAAACCGATAGCGAAGTCGTGGCGCATCTGATTTCGGACCAGATCGAGGCGGGGGCGGACCCTGTTGCTGCGGTAAAGGCTGTTTTGCCGCGATTGCGCGGTGCCTTTGCCCTTGCGATTGCATTTCGTGAATACCCCGATCTGTTGATCGGTGCGCGCCTCGGGTCGCCGCTTGTCGTGGGATACGGCCCCGAAGGCGATGATGCGGAAATGTATCTGGGGTCTGACGCACTGGCGCTGGCGCCTCTGACTCAGCGTATTGCCTATCTCGAAGAAGGCGACTGGGTCGTTCTTGGCCATTCAGGCGCGCAGATTTTTGACGCCGACAACAATGAGGTTACCCGCGAAATTCAAGCCTCGGGCGCTTCGGCGGCGGCGGTTGAGAAGGGCAATTATCGCCACTTCATGCAGAAAGAGATTTTCGAGCAGCCGACCGTGGTTGCGCAAACGCTTTCGTCTTATCTGCGCCGTGACAACAATTCAGTCGCGCTGCCGCAGTTTGATTTTGATCTCTCTTCGGTCAAACGGCTCACTATCGTTGCTTGCGGCACGTCCTATTACGCCGGAATGGTCGCCAAATATTGGTTTGAGCAATTCGCGCGTGTGCCAGTCGATATCGATGTCGCCTCCGAATTCAGGTATCGCAATCCGGTATTGGAGGATGGAGGCTTGGCGTTGTTTATCTCCCAGAGCGGGGAAACGGCGGATACTTTGGCGGCGCTGCGCCATTGCAAGGAAAACGGGCAGATCATCGGTGTCGTTGTAAACGTCCCGACCAGCACGATGGCCCGCGAAGCGGATTTGCTGTTGCCAACGCATGCGGGCCCGGAAATCGGGGTGGCCTCAACCAAGGCTTTTACCTGTCAGCTGGCGGTTCTGGCAGCTCTCGCGGCGAATATGGCGGTGGTAAAGGGTCTGGTCTCTCGCGAGGAAGAGATGGAGATCGTGCGGCACCTGCTCGAAGCGCCGGCCGCGCTTAATGATGCGCTAAAGCATGATGACGATATTGCCGCGATGGCGCCATTGGTCGCCCCGGCCCGCGATGTTTTGTATCTCGGGCGTGGTCAGGATTACCCGCTCGCGCTCGAAGGGGCGCTAAAACTCAAAGAAATCAGCTATATCCATGCCGAAGGTTATGCCAGCGGAGAGATGAAGCACGGCCCCATCGCCTTGATCGATGATGAGGTTCCGGTGGTGGTAATTGCGCCGTCGGGTCCGCTGTTCGAAAAAACAGTGTCGAATATGGAAGAGGTCCGGGCGCGCGGCGGCCAAGTTGTGCTCATTTCAGACGCAGAAGGTATCTCCAGCGCTGGAGAAGGGTGCATCGCAACGATCGAAATGCCAGTGGTTCACCCGCTGATCGCGCCGCTAGTCTATGCCATTCCTGTGCAGCTACTGGCCTATCATGTCGCGGTGGTGAAGGGCACAGATGTGGATCAACCACGAAATCTTGCGAAATCGGTGACTGTTGAGTGA
- a CDS encoding DMT family transporter, which produces MTKDERAGLAYAATGFAILSVGDAVVKSMAGEWPPYAVAGLRFTIGAIALSVLLWRREGVEAFRPTNPWLQVARGFCLAMASVAFFSAVYLMPLAEAMAIAFLAPVLTQLLAGLLLGETVRRAVWFVSVVALLGVAIILRPNLSELGWAAFLPLVSACFFALMMVANRASAGQGSALSMQVFIAALCAPVLLVICLGAKFSGIAELDFGWPSWSVVARCTLVAITATTAHWLAYVGTAKAGASQVAPAIYVQMLIAIALGWAVFGDKPDMLTIAGASLIIGSGLYLWRDGLKSSNPIKSGPTTR; this is translated from the coding sequence ATGACGAAAGATGAACGCGCGGGCTTGGCTTATGCAGCGACGGGTTTTGCGATCCTGTCTGTGGGTGATGCCGTGGTTAAGAGTATGGCTGGTGAATGGCCGCCCTACGCCGTGGCCGGTCTGCGCTTTACCATCGGAGCGATTGCGCTGTCGGTTTTACTGTGGCGCCGCGAAGGCGTGGAGGCTTTCCGGCCTACCAATCCGTGGTTGCAGGTTGCCCGCGGGTTCTGCCTCGCCATGGCGTCTGTTGCATTCTTCTCGGCAGTTTACCTTATGCCTCTGGCAGAAGCGATGGCGATTGCCTTTCTCGCACCTGTTTTGACACAGCTGCTTGCGGGATTGTTGCTGGGTGAGACCGTTCGCCGCGCGGTTTGGTTCGTTTCGGTTGTTGCATTGCTGGGCGTGGCTATCATCCTGCGCCCAAATCTTTCGGAGCTTGGTTGGGCGGCATTTCTTCCGCTGGTTTCTGCCTGTTTCTTTGCCTTGATGATGGTCGCCAATCGGGCCAGCGCTGGGCAGGGCAGCGCGCTGTCGATGCAGGTTTTTATAGCCGCCCTGTGCGCACCGGTTCTGCTTGTGATTTGTCTGGGCGCCAAATTCTCGGGGATTGCCGAGCTTGATTTCGGGTGGCCCAGCTGGAGCGTGGTCGCGCGCTGCACCCTTGTCGCGATCACAGCAACAACGGCGCACTGGCTCGCCTATGTCGGCACAGCCAAAGCGGGTGCATCACAGGTCGCGCCCGCGATATACGTGCAGATGCTGATTGCCATCGCTCTGGGCTGGGCGGTGTTCGGTGATAAACCCGATATGCTGACGATTGCGGGCGCCAGCCTGATTATCGGGTCGGGGCTTTATCTATGGCGCGACGGGCTGAAATCGTCGAATCCAATTAAATCTGGCCCAACAACCCGTTAG